The following are encoded in a window of Amaranthus tricolor cultivar Red isolate AtriRed21 chromosome 2, ASM2621246v1, whole genome shotgun sequence genomic DNA:
- the LOC130805829 gene encoding putative kinase-like protein TMKL1: MTPQSSSTNSFCLSSFPPSTKMENTHLLKFLFLLIPLTIIISIFFFYLYRRKNTENLRTTSESADLELGNIINNNEEELMCFQGGEDLTIPDILDAPGEVIGKSSNGTLYKANLCRNINGNGDSILLLRFLRPACCGTLREVIPVVHAIGLVRHPNLVSLKAFYMGPRGEKLMVHPFFAHGNLADFIKGGNNDTHKWDVIYSIALGLVKGLAYLHTGLHKPMIHGNLKSKNVLIGPDLQPYISDYGLYLILNPTAGQEMLEISAVQGYKAPELMKIKDASESTDIYSLGIVLLELLTGRKPVNVNSSDSEEIYLPNVIRSAILDHRIKDMYHPDILYNQTGKQRHRTEDCTLKLVQLAMTCCSQSPSLRPQVSEVVRKVEDIGKEQIVQPKRS, translated from the exons ATGACCCCTCAATCTTCAAGCACTAACTCTTTTTGTCTCTCCTCATTTCCTCCATCAACAAAAATGGAAAACACCCATCTCCTCAAATTCCTTTTTCTTCTCATCCCACTAACAATCATAATTtccatattctttttctatttatacAGAAGAAAAAACACGGAAAACCTAAGAACAACAAGTGAATCAGCTGACTTAGAATTAGGGAacataattaacaataatgagGAGGAGTTAATGTGTTTTCAAGGAGGAGAAGATCTGACAATTCCTGACATTTTAGATGCACCCGGTGAAGTTATTGGGAAATCTAGCAATGGTACATTATACAAAGCTAATTTATGTAGGAATATTAATGGAAATGGAGATTCTATTTTATTGCTTAGATTTTTGAGGCCTGCTTGTTGTGGGACCCTAAGAGAAGTGATTCCTGTTGTTCATGCTATTGGGTTGGTTAGACATCCTAATTTGGTCTCTCTTAAAGCTTTTTATATGGGTCCCAGAGGAGAAAAGCTTATGGTTCATCCATTTTTTGCTCATGGTAATCTTGCTGATTTTATTAAAG GTGGAAACAATGATACCCACAAATGGGATGTGATTTATAGTATTGCCCTCGGATTAGTGAAGGGATTGGCATATCTTCACACGGGATTGCACAAGCCTATGATTCACGGGAATCTGAAGTCTAAAAATGTATTAATAGGTCCGGATCTTCAACCTTATATATCAGATTACGGTCTGTATCTGATCTTGAACCCAACTGCAGGGCAAGAAATGCTCGAGATTTCTGCAGTTCAGGGCTATAAGGCTCCTGAGCTGATGAAAATCAAAGACGCCAGCGAGAGTACTGATATATATAGTCTTGGAATTGTCTTACTAGAACTGCTAACCGGCAGAAAACCTGTTAATGTGAACTCCTCAGACTCAGAGGAAATCTACTTGCCAAATGTGATCAGAAGCGCAATTTTAGATCATCGAATTAAGGATATGTATCACCCCGACATTTTGTACAATCAAACTGGAAAGCAAAGGCACAGAACAGAAGATTGTACGCTGAAGTTGGTTCAGCTTGCTATGACTTGCTGTTCTCAATCGCCTTCTCTTAGACCGCAGGTCAGTGAAGTTGTAAGGAAAGTCGAGGACATTGGAAAGGAACAAATTGTACAACCCAAAAGAAGTTAA
- the LOC130807037 gene encoding oleosin L-like: MADYMHHAGPGGHQVTHRDKQLYEEPRAHQVVKAGSAITAGGSLLILSALTLAGTVIALCVATPLLVIFSPVIVPAAITVVLLITGFLASGGLGVAAVSVLAWIYRYMTGRNPRGSNDQLEQARMKLGGKTTRLESDHLGRKENLHPEGYYLHVNGSKTSM, encoded by the exons atggcgGATTACATGCATCATGCAGGGCCAGGGGGACATCAAGTAACCCACCGCGATAAACAGTTGTATGAAGAGCCTCGAGCCCACCAGGTTGTTAAGGCGGGAAGCGCCATAACTGCTGGTGGCTCTCTTTTAATCCTGTCAGCATTAACACTAGCAGGGACTGTGATAGCTTTATGTGTAGCGACTCCATTGTTAGTGATATTCAGCCCGGTGATAGTCCCGGCAGCGATCACAGTAGTTCTGTTAATCACAGGCTTTCTAGCTTCGGGTGGGTTGGGAGTGGCGGCTGTGTCGGTTTTGGCTTGGATTTATAGGTACATGACGGGCCGAAACCCAAGGGGTTCAAATGATCAGTTGGAGCAAGCTAGGATGAAGTTGGGTGGAAAGACGACAAGACTGGAATCTGATCATCTCGGGAGAAAGGAGAAC CTGCATCCTGAAGGATACTACCTTCATGTGAATGGATCGAAAACTTCCATGTAA